A DNA window from Comamonas sp. 26 contains the following coding sequences:
- a CDS encoding YeeE/YedE family protein, with translation MSLAEFESLKATVLVAIFLLAAALGFVMRETRFCTMGAISDVVYLQDWTRVRQWCAAIAVAMLGFAALALWGQLQVGDALYASRRLLWLSALVGGVLFGAGMVLASGCSARNLTRLGGGSLKALVVLLVMAVAAFATLKGITAVARVRWLDSVQLELTTLALLPEMLSDAAQWSLFATRAALGFGAALVLLVMAINPMRGADRRWGVLLGGVLVGLCVTVAWWLSGHLGLVAEHPETLEQVYATTYSGRIEAFSFVSPIAHTLDWLMFFSDRSKVVTWGIASVAGMVLGSFIHALWRRDFQWQGFADRLDLSRHLTGAVLMGVGGVTAMGCTIGQGISAISMLSLGSFIAIAGIVLGAVLMLRYLASRV, from the coding sequence ATGAGCCTTGCCGAGTTTGAATCCCTGAAAGCCACCGTTCTGGTGGCCATTTTTTTGCTGGCCGCCGCCCTGGGCTTTGTAATGCGCGAGACGCGCTTTTGCACCATGGGTGCCATCAGTGATGTGGTCTATCTGCAAGATTGGACGCGTGTGCGGCAATGGTGTGCGGCGATTGCCGTAGCCATGCTGGGCTTTGCAGCGCTGGCGTTGTGGGGGCAGTTGCAGGTGGGCGATGCGCTCTATGCCAGCCGCCGGCTGCTGTGGTTGTCTGCCTTGGTGGGTGGCGTCTTGTTTGGTGCGGGCATGGTGCTGGCATCGGGTTGCAGTGCCAGAAATCTGACCCGGCTGGGCGGCGGTAGCCTCAAAGCGCTGGTCGTGCTGCTGGTCATGGCTGTGGCGGCCTTTGCCACGCTCAAAGGCATTACGGCCGTGGCGCGTGTGCGCTGGCTCGATAGCGTACAACTGGAGCTCACCACGCTGGCCTTGCTGCCGGAGATGTTGTCTGACGCAGCGCAGTGGTCGCTGTTTGCCACTCGCGCAGCTCTGGGTTTTGGCGCGGCCCTGGTGCTGCTGGTGATGGCCATCAACCCCATGCGTGGAGCGGATCGCCGCTGGGGCGTATTGCTGGGCGGCGTTCTGGTTGGCTTGTGCGTGACGGTGGCCTGGTGGCTCAGCGGTCATCTGGGGCTAGTGGCCGAGCACCCCGAAACTCTGGAGCAAGTTTATGCCACGACCTATAGCGGGCGCATCGAGGCATTCAGCTTTGTCTCGCCCATTGCGCATACGCTGGACTGGCTGATGTTCTTCAGCGACCGCAGCAAGGTCGTGACCTGGGGCATCGCATCGGTGGCGGGCATGGTGCTGGGCAGCTTCATTCATGCGCTGTGGCGCAGAGATTTTCAGTGGCAAGGCTTTGCGGACAGATTGGACTTGTCTCGTCACTTGACCGGGGCCGTGCTGATGGGCGTGGGCGGCGTAACAGCCATGGGCTGCACTATAGGCCAGGGAATCAGCGCGATTTCCATGCTCAGTCTGGGCAGCTTTATCGCTATTGCGGGCATTGTGCTGGGGGCGGTGCTGATGCTGCGCTATCTGGCATCCAGGGTTTGA
- the soxB gene encoding thiosulfohydrolase SoxB, producing MSLSKREFLQVLAAASVTGMGLQRYAYADQKLADKALYEVAPFGNVSLLHMTDCHAQLNPIYFREPSVNLGVGAMKDQRPHLVGEHLLKSVGLKPGTASAYAFSYLDFEAAAKRYGKVGGFAHLSTLVKRMRASRPGALLLDGGDTWQGSATSLWTNAQDMVDACKLLGVDVMTGHWEFTYGMQRVQEIIDKDFGNKLDFVAQNVKTADFGDPVFKPYVIREINGVPVAIIGQAFPYTPIANPRYMVADWSFGIQDENLQKMVDEARGKGAKVVVVLSHNGMDVDLKMASRVRGIDAILGGHTHDGMPVPTIVQNAGGKTIVTNAGSNGKFLGVLDFDVKDGKVRDFKYRLLPVFSNILPADAEMQALITKVRAPYESKLAEVLATTDGTLYRRGNFNGTGDQLLLDAMMAVQGAPIAFSPGFRWGTSLLAGQDITREWLMDMTATTYSYATVTEMTGTTIKTVLEDVADNLFNPDPYYQQGGDMVRVGGLQYQCEPTAGAGKRISEMRLNGQLLEADKKYKVAGWAPVAEDAKSAGHKQIWEVVEPWLKAQKTIKPRQLNVPKLINIGSNYGLAKA from the coding sequence ATGAGCCTTTCCAAACGCGAATTTTTGCAGGTGCTGGCTGCGGCCAGCGTCACAGGCATGGGGTTGCAGCGTTACGCTTATGCGGACCAAAAGCTGGCTGACAAGGCTTTGTATGAGGTTGCACCCTTCGGTAATGTGTCTTTGCTGCACATGACGGATTGCCATGCCCAGCTCAACCCCATTTACTTCCGCGAGCCCAGTGTCAACTTGGGCGTGGGGGCGATGAAAGATCAGCGCCCGCATTTGGTGGGCGAGCATTTGCTCAAGTCTGTGGGTCTCAAGCCGGGCACAGCATCGGCCTATGCCTTCAGCTATCTGGACTTTGAAGCAGCAGCCAAACGCTACGGCAAGGTGGGTGGCTTTGCGCATCTTTCCACGCTGGTCAAGCGCATGCGAGCTTCACGCCCCGGTGCGCTGTTGCTCGATGGTGGTGATACCTGGCAGGGATCGGCCACATCGCTGTGGACGAATGCTCAGGACATGGTGGATGCCTGCAAGCTGCTGGGCGTGGATGTGATGACCGGCCACTGGGAATTCACCTACGGCATGCAGCGCGTGCAGGAGATCATTGACAAAGATTTCGGCAACAAGCTCGACTTTGTGGCACAGAACGTCAAGACGGCGGACTTTGGTGACCCGGTGTTCAAACCCTATGTGATCCGCGAGATTAACGGCGTGCCCGTGGCCATCATCGGCCAGGCCTTCCCGTACACGCCGATTGCCAACCCACGCTATATGGTGGCGGACTGGAGCTTTGGCATTCAGGATGAGAACCTGCAGAAGATGGTGGACGAGGCCCGTGGCAAGGGCGCCAAGGTCGTGGTCGTGCTTTCGCACAACGGCATGGATGTGGACCTGAAAATGGCCAGCCGCGTGCGCGGAATCGACGCCATTCTGGGCGGTCATACCCATGACGGTATGCCCGTGCCCACGATTGTGCAGAACGCAGGTGGCAAGACCATCGTGACCAATGCGGGCTCCAACGGCAAGTTTCTGGGCGTGCTGGACTTTGACGTCAAAGACGGCAAGGTGCGTGACTTCAAATACCGTCTGCTGCCAGTGTTCTCCAACATTCTTCCGGCTGATGCCGAGATGCAGGCGCTGATTACCAAGGTGCGCGCACCGTATGAGAGCAAGCTGGCCGAGGTGCTGGCGACGACGGATGGCACGCTGTACCGCCGTGGCAACTTCAACGGCACGGGCGATCAACTGCTGCTGGATGCCATGATGGCGGTGCAGGGTGCTCCGATTGCCTTCTCGCCAGGTTTCCGCTGGGGAACTTCACTGCTGGCTGGGCAGGACATCACCCGCGAGTGGCTGATGGACATGACGGCGACGACGTATTCCTACGCCACGGTGACGGAGATGACTGGCACCACCATCAAGACCGTGCTGGAAGATGTTGCCGACAATCTTTTTAACCCTGACCCCTATTACCAGCAGGGCGGCGATATGGTACGCGTGGGTGGTTTGCAGTATCAGTGTGAGCCGACGGCTGGTGCTGGCAAGCGCATCAGCGAGATGCGGCTGAATGGGCAACTGCTGGAGGCCGATAAAAAGTACAAGGTAGCGGGCTGGGCACCTGTGGCAGAAGATGCCAAGAGCGCTGGCCACAAGCAAATCTGGGAAGTGGTTGAGCCCTGGCTTAAGGCACAAAAAACCATCAAGCCACGTCAGCTCAATGTGCCGAAACTGATCAATATCGGCAGCAATTACGGTTTGGCAAAAGCGTGA
- the soxX gene encoding sulfur oxidation c-type cytochrome SoxX: MKTQKYVPYLAVAASFAVLGCASVDSGADMDALTAKMVQTSFRDQGIAKVDRLTQDESNAACSASDATGVPLAPARAQAIEAANLKTVQWPKDGKWVGDWKEGEKIAQNGRGMTWSDKAGSANGGNCYNCHQISKEEISYGTLGPSLYNYGKIRGIQNPDSPESKAIVEYTWGKIWNAKAYNACSGMPRFGHSGILTEAQTRDLVALLVDPQSPVNK, translated from the coding sequence ATGAAAACACAAAAATATGTGCCTTATCTGGCAGTCGCTGCATCGTTTGCGGTGCTGGGCTGCGCCTCGGTCGATAGCGGTGCGGATATGGACGCTTTGACGGCCAAGATGGTGCAGACCTCTTTTCGTGATCAGGGCATTGCCAAGGTGGACAGGCTGACGCAGGACGAATCGAACGCGGCCTGCAGCGCGTCCGATGCAACTGGTGTGCCGCTTGCGCCTGCACGTGCGCAGGCCATTGAAGCTGCCAATCTTAAAACCGTGCAGTGGCCCAAGGACGGCAAGTGGGTTGGTGACTGGAAAGAGGGTGAAAAAATTGCCCAGAATGGCCGCGGCATGACCTGGAGTGACAAGGCAGGCAGCGCCAATGGTGGCAATTGCTACAACTGCCACCAGATCAGCAAGGAAGAAATCTCTTACGGCACGCTGGGCCCCAGCCTCTACAACTACGGCAAGATTCGCGGCATTCAGAACCCAGACAGTCCTGAATCCAAAGCCATCGTCGAATACACCTGGGGCAAGATCTGGAATGCCAAGGCCTACAACGCCTGCTCGGGCATGCCCCGCTTTGGTCACTCGGGCATCCTGACCGAAGCGCAGACGCGCGATCTGGTTGCATTGCTGGTTGATCCCCAATCGCCCGTAAACAAATAG